ACCGGGGCACCTCTATGAGGACAAGGCGTCGGGCAAGCAGGAGGACCGTCCGCACCTGGACGCGTGCCTCAAAGCACTGCGTCCCGGGGACACGTTGTTGGTGTGGAAACTCGACCGGTTGGGCAGGAATCTGCGCCACCTGGTCAACATCGTCCACGACCTCACCGCCCGCGAGGTCGGACTGAAAGTGCTCACCGGCCAGGGTGCGGCAATTGACACGACCTCAGCCCAGGGCAAGCTCGTCTTCGGGATCTTCGCCGCCCTGGCCGAGTTTGAACGCGAGTTGATCTCTGAGCGGACGAAGGCCGGCCTGGAATCAGCGAGGGCCCGCGGGCGCAAGGGTGGGCGACCCTTCAAGATGACACCTGCGAAGGTGCGCCTGGCGATGGCCTCGATGGGCCAGCCCGAAACCAACGTCGCAGCACTGTGCAAGGAGCTCGGAATTACCCGCCAGACCCTCTACCGGCACGTCTCCCCGACCGGCGAGCTGCGCGAGGACGGACGGAAACTGCTCATGGGTGGTTAAGCGGAGAAGGGGGCAGGCGCGCACACCCTGGTTTCTCGACCCCTTTTCCGCAATGGCCTTATATATAGAGGTATACACGTTCAGGGCTGTCGGGTTGGACCTTCGAGTGCACTCGAAGGTCTATAGTGTGGCTGTGCGTATCTCAGACGTCGCCGCGCGGTCGGGTCTTCCCGCGACCACGCTGCGTTATTACGAATCGGTGGGCCTGATTGATGCTCCGCGCGGTCTCAACGGGTACCGCGACTTCGACGAGAGCGTGCTGGAGCGGCTGGCGTTCATTGCTGTGGCGAAACAACTAGGTATGTCCTTGCCGGAGATCGCCGACCTGCTGGCGGTGGTTAACCGCGACAGCTGCACCCGGGTCCGTGACGTGCTCCATCCGCAGCTGGTCCACCGTCTGCGTGAGGTCGACCACCACCTGGCGAATCTGCAGGTATTACGCGACCGACTCGACCAGGCCACCGCACGTTTGGGGGCGTGTCCCGACAGCGA
This genomic window from Corynebacterium callunae DSM 20147 contains:
- a CDS encoding MerR family transcriptional regulator, which encodes MAVRISDVAARSGLPATTLRYYESVGLIDAPRGLNGYRDFDESVLERLAFIAVAKQLGMSLPEIADLLAVVNRDSCTRVRDVLHPQLVHRLREVDHHLANLQVLRDRLDQATARLGACPDSDAPCRSECALLDHQQPVCTDHHDITEGSP
- a CDS encoding recombinase family protein gives rise to the protein MALIGYMRVSKSDGSQTTDLQRDALIAAGVEPGHLYEDKASGKQEDRPHLDACLKALRPGDTLLVWKLDRLGRNLRHLVNIVHDLTAREVGLKVLTGQGAAIDTTSAQGKLVFGIFAALAEFERELISERTKAGLESARARGRKGGRPFKMTPAKVRLAMASMGQPETNVAALCKELGITRQTLYRHVSPTGELREDGRKLLMGG